Proteins encoded in a region of the Haloglomus salinum genome:
- a CDS encoding ArsR/SmtB family transcription factor produces MSGAPDAAEVADLLADDCARRILVETKGEARSAAELSDRTGVSEPTVYRRLERLREHDLVSEELRPVPNGKNYRVYRAEPDGIEFDLEPDGFTVAVAHSERMADRFTRFVEEM; encoded by the coding sequence GTGTCGGGGGCGCCGGACGCCGCGGAGGTCGCGGATCTGCTCGCAGACGACTGCGCGCGACGGATCCTCGTCGAGACGAAGGGGGAGGCCCGCTCGGCCGCAGAGTTGAGCGACCGGACGGGCGTCTCGGAGCCGACGGTGTATCGACGGCTCGAACGGCTCCGGGAACACGACCTCGTCAGCGAGGAGCTCAGGCCGGTCCCCAACGGCAAGAACTACCGCGTCTACCGGGCCGAACCCGACGGTATCGAGTTCGACCTCGAACCGGATGGGTTCACGGTCGCGGTCGCGCACAGCGAGCGGATGGCCGACCGGTTCACGCGGTTCGTGGAGGAGATGTGA
- a CDS encoding DUF7521 family protein codes for MYALPLQSFDLETLALARQASEALSVLLGLAIAYIAYRGYRRNGSRPMLFVAVGFTLVLGVPALLTVALYLLLSVPLPFVNALAQGCELLGLGAILYGLWTPGAS; via the coding sequence ATGTACGCACTACCACTCCAGTCGTTCGACCTCGAGACGCTCGCCCTCGCCCGGCAGGCCAGCGAGGCACTCTCGGTGCTGCTCGGGCTGGCCATCGCCTACATCGCCTATCGTGGATACCGCCGGAACGGGAGCCGACCGATGCTGTTCGTCGCCGTCGGATTCACCCTCGTCCTCGGCGTCCCGGCGCTGCTCACCGTGGCGCTGTATCTGCTACTGTCGGTGCCGCTCCCGTTCGTCAACGCCCTCGCGCAGGGCTGCGAGCTGCTGGGCCTGGGTGCCATCCTCTACGGGCTCTGGACGCCGGGTGCGTCCTGA
- the guaB gene encoding IMP dehydrogenase, giving the protein MANDAPQPFSEKLRVPEALTFDDVLLRPKESRVEPDEADTRTSVSKSVDLNIPVLSAAMDTVTEADLAIEMARQGGIGVLHRNMDIEETVEHVERVKRADELVIRDVVTAEPDQTVSEVDAMMSREGVSGAPVVDEDDRVLGIISATDIRPFLEVGETDAVREAMTDEVVTAQEGVSAREGLELMYEHKIERVPVVDEDDRLTGLVTMQGILARREYDNAVHDEQGGLRVGVAVGPFEEDRATAADDAGADVLFIDCAHAHNANVIDSARSIKNEVEADVVVGNIGTREAAEAVVDFADGVKVGIGPGSICTTRVVTGAGMPQITAVAEVADVAAPAGVPVIADGGIRYSGDAIKAIAAGADAVMLGSYFAGTDEAPGRVITMNGKRYKQYRGMGSVGAMQSGGGDRYLKDDEEDEEYVPEGVEAATPYKGPLADELHQLVGGMQSGMGYVGAETIPEFKERSEFVRVSAAGQTEGHPHDVMITDEAPNYSPQNE; this is encoded by the coding sequence ATGGCGAACGACGCTCCACAGCCGTTCTCGGAGAAGCTTCGTGTACCGGAGGCGCTGACCTTCGACGACGTCCTCCTGCGCCCGAAGGAGAGCCGTGTCGAGCCCGACGAGGCCGACACCCGGACGAGCGTCTCGAAGTCCGTCGACCTCAACATCCCCGTTCTCTCGGCCGCGATGGACACCGTCACCGAGGCCGACCTCGCCATCGAGATGGCCCGGCAGGGCGGCATCGGCGTCCTCCACCGCAACATGGACATCGAGGAGACGGTCGAGCACGTCGAGCGCGTCAAGCGTGCCGACGAACTGGTCATCCGTGATGTCGTGACCGCGGAGCCGGACCAGACCGTCAGCGAGGTCGACGCGATGATGAGTCGCGAGGGCGTCTCCGGCGCGCCGGTCGTCGACGAGGACGACCGCGTCCTGGGCATCATCTCCGCGACCGACATCCGGCCGTTCCTCGAGGTCGGCGAGACCGATGCCGTCCGCGAGGCGATGACCGACGAGGTCGTCACCGCTCAGGAGGGTGTCAGCGCCCGCGAGGGGCTCGAGCTCATGTACGAGCACAAGATCGAGCGCGTCCCCGTCGTCGACGAGGACGACCGCCTCACGGGCCTGGTCACGATGCAGGGCATCCTCGCCCGCCGGGAGTACGACAACGCCGTCCACGACGAGCAGGGCGGCCTCCGTGTCGGTGTCGCCGTCGGTCCGTTCGAGGAGGACCGGGCGACCGCGGCCGACGACGCCGGCGCCGACGTGCTGTTCATCGACTGTGCCCACGCGCACAACGCGAACGTCATCGACAGCGCCCGCTCCATCAAGAACGAGGTCGAGGCGGACGTGGTCGTCGGGAACATCGGCACCCGCGAGGCCGCCGAGGCCGTCGTCGACTTCGCCGACGGCGTCAAGGTCGGCATCGGCCCCGGCTCCATCTGTACGACCCGTGTCGTGACAGGTGCCGGGATGCCCCAGATTACGGCCGTCGCGGAGGTCGCCGACGTGGCCGCCCCCGCGGGCGTGCCGGTCATCGCCGACGGTGGCATCCGCTACTCCGGCGACGCCATCAAGGCCATCGCCGCGGGCGCCGACGCCGTCATGCTGGGCTCGTACTTCGCGGGCACCGACGAGGCGCCGGGTCGGGTCATCACGATGAACGGCAAGCGCTACAAGCAGTACCGCGGGATGGGGTCCGTCGGCGCGATGCAGTCCGGCGGTGGCGACCGCTACCTCAAGGACGACGAGGAGGACGAGGAGTACGTCCCCGAGGGTGTCGAGGCCGCGACCCCGTACAAGGGCCCGCTCGCGGACGAGCTCCACCAGCTCGTCGGCGGGATGCAGTCCGGCATGGGCTACGTCGGTGCCGAGACCATCCCCGAGTTCAAGGAGCGCTCGGAGTTCGTCCGCGTCTCCGCGGCCGGACAGACCGAGGGCCACCCTCACGACGTGATGATCACCGACGAGGCGCCGAACTACTCGCCGCAGAACGAGTAG
- a CDS encoding MBL fold metallo-hydrolase, which yields MDIQRFEFPQPTWGPSVNVLRVGDTLVDTGHVRSADALAEALADPDRLGGVERVVLTHPHIDHVGGSQALDELAALPHVAIEGVPFIVHDYREYLLEARADMTRLCAGLGATDSMWDSYFPVDREYHEERIEFERVLADGDTVRLGEYELDVLSTPGHSGQHASFWHEPSGTCLPGDIVSENGHFMYAPLYCDIGEYKRSLRRLRALEADRLVPMHGPPMENPRERIDDCLENAERTESRLLNWLDDRGGFFAREFASDVLGAEGAAVGFLTMVVYEYARHLEERGECSVAVEGDGIEVSR from the coding sequence ATGGATATCCAGCGGTTCGAGTTCCCGCAACCCACCTGGGGCCCGAGCGTGAACGTCCTCCGCGTCGGCGACACGCTCGTCGACACCGGCCACGTCCGGTCGGCCGACGCCCTCGCCGAGGCGCTCGCCGACCCCGACCGGCTGGGCGGCGTCGAGCGCGTCGTCCTCACACACCCCCACATCGACCACGTCGGCGGCTCGCAGGCCCTCGACGAACTGGCTGCCCTCCCCCACGTCGCCATCGAGGGCGTTCCGTTCATCGTCCACGACTACCGTGAGTACCTCCTGGAGGCACGCGCGGACATGACTCGCCTCTGTGCCGGTCTGGGCGCGACGGACTCGATGTGGGACAGCTACTTCCCGGTCGACCGGGAGTACCACGAGGAGCGCATCGAGTTCGAACGCGTCCTCGCCGACGGCGACACGGTCCGGCTGGGCGAGTACGAACTGGACGTACTCTCGACGCCGGGCCACTCCGGCCAGCACGCCTCGTTCTGGCACGAGCCCTCGGGCACCTGCCTCCCCGGCGACATCGTCTCCGAGAACGGTCACTTCATGTACGCGCCGCTGTACTGCGATATCGGGGAGTACAAGCGCTCGCTCCGGCGGCTGCGGGCGCTGGAGGCGGACCGGCTGGTCCCGATGCACGGGCCGCCGATGGAGAATCCCCGCGAGCGTATCGACGACTGCCTGGAGAACGCCGAGCGGACGGAGTCCCGACTGCTGAACTGGCTCGACGACCGCGGCGGCTTCTTCGCCCGCGAGTTCGCCAGCGATGTGCTGGGGGCGGAGGGCGCCGCCGTCGGCTTCCTCACGATGGTCGTCTACGAGTACGCCCGCCACCTCGAGGAGCGTGGCGAGTGTTCGGTGGCGGTCGAGGGGGACGGCATCGAGGTCTCGCGCTGA
- a CDS encoding phosphotransferase family protein: MDIEAHAERVGDGTALAAELESAFGPAESVVVRELPGGNANDTLLVEWDDAEYVVRVPPTSTPAPEMLADVGREYAALGAVADTEVPAPRLLHRCRDASVVGDEFFVMELLDGEVIEDRVPERFDSPAARERIVDETTDALAALHDVPVPDEFDADPDTPEAYLERELRTFRDQLAWAEERTTEERRVDGLHDLADRLEDRLPERPADATAFVHGDYKPDNLMFAPGDAADLVGVLDWEMAARGDPLADVGWLLSYWEQESDPSIMTDEVRERYGDHNYFEMLRVFVEDYSGFTSHPDSPGRGHIVDRYEERAGREYRHDEFYRALGTLKLGVITEGFFRAHLDDSPNAKPTYPVMRMVPFVLAEQGRQILDGEVPLRE, translated from the coding sequence ATGGACATCGAGGCACACGCGGAGCGGGTCGGGGACGGGACGGCGCTCGCGGCGGAGCTGGAGTCGGCGTTCGGGCCGGCCGAGTCGGTGGTCGTCCGCGAACTCCCCGGCGGGAACGCCAACGACACGCTGCTCGTCGAATGGGACGACGCGGAGTACGTCGTCCGCGTCCCGCCCACTTCGACGCCGGCGCCGGAGATGCTCGCCGACGTGGGCCGGGAGTACGCCGCGCTCGGCGCGGTAGCGGACACCGAGGTACCGGCTCCTCGGCTCCTGCACCGCTGCCGCGACGCATCGGTCGTCGGCGACGAGTTCTTCGTGATGGAACTGCTCGACGGCGAGGTCATCGAGGACCGCGTCCCGGAGCGGTTCGATTCGCCGGCCGCACGGGAGCGCATCGTCGACGAGACGACCGACGCGCTCGCGGCGCTCCACGACGTGCCCGTACCGGACGAGTTCGACGCGGACCCCGACACGCCGGAGGCGTACCTGGAGCGGGAACTGCGGACCTTCCGCGACCAGCTGGCGTGGGCCGAGGAGCGTACGACGGAGGAACGGCGAGTGGATGGCCTCCACGACCTCGCGGACCGGCTCGAGGACCGGCTTCCCGAGCGCCCCGCGGACGCGACGGCGTTCGTCCACGGCGACTACAAGCCTGACAACCTCATGTTCGCTCCCGGCGACGCGGCCGACCTCGTCGGCGTCCTGGACTGGGAGATGGCCGCCCGGGGCGACCCACTGGCCGACGTGGGCTGGTTACTCTCGTACTGGGAGCAGGAGTCCGACCCCTCCATCATGACCGACGAGGTGCGTGAACGCTATGGCGACCACAACTACTTCGAGATGCTCCGCGTGTTCGTCGAGGACTACTCGGGCTTCACCAGCCATCCGGACTCGCCCGGGCGAGGCCACATCGTCGACCGCTACGAGGAACGGGCGGGCCGTGAGTACCGCCACGACGAGTTCTACCGCGCGCTCGGGACGCTGAAGCTGGGTGTCATCACAGAGGGGTTCTTCCGGGCCCACCTGGACGACTCGCCGAACGCGAAGCCGACGTATCCCGTGATGCGGATGGTCCCGTTCGTGCTGGCCGAGCAGGGGCGACAGATTCTGGACGGCGAGGTTCCGCTCCGGGAGTGA
- a CDS encoding DUF7522 family protein, producing MSLHEGDLIDGTRASELVSACRTTVGDQVRSVTYFTPDEFRQLYLRSDLDSDADLSGFVEHESLGFQANTAYRGSELGDYEYTIRVFENGFLCRITTADEGVFLTTDGLTLRDFDEVATAVGSILEEE from the coding sequence ATGTCGTTACACGAGGGTGACCTGATAGACGGAACACGGGCATCGGAACTGGTGAGCGCCTGTCGGACGACCGTGGGTGACCAGGTCCGGTCGGTCACGTACTTCACGCCCGACGAGTTCAGGCAGCTGTACCTCCGCTCGGACCTCGACTCCGACGCGGACCTGTCCGGGTTCGTCGAGCACGAGAGCCTCGGCTTCCAGGCCAACACCGCGTACCGCGGCTCCGAACTGGGAGATTACGAATACACCATCCGGGTCTTCGAGAACGGGTTCCTGTGTCGGATCACGACCGCCGACGAGGGCGTGTTCCTGACCACCGACGGCCTCACGCTCCGTGATTTCGACGAGGTCGCCACCGCCGTCGGGTCGATTCTCGAAGAGGAGTAG